From the genome of Perca fluviatilis chromosome 8, GENO_Pfluv_1.0, whole genome shotgun sequence:
CCAGGCAGGCATAGTTGTACGTCTTAATGGTTACATATGTCTCAACACCGAAAATGAAAAGACGTGGCCTCAGCTTTGTAGCTCTGTAATAACACTGTCAAACTGTTAACACAGCTTTAGGGTCAGCATTCAGAGACTTGAAATacttgcatcttttttttttcttcaatttttaGGAAGCAAACAAGGATCCTGCATGTTTAACCATGCAAATGACACATTCATCTGTAACTACATTTATGCTCCCTTCTATAAGGAAAGTAGATTTGCCATgtgtaaaaaagtaaaactacAGAATTAAACTTGAACTATTGGTTTCTGCATACTTGTATTTAGGTCATGCCCCTTTACAATCGACTGTGTTTTGTACATGTATTCTTAGGAGAGACTCCCCCTAGTGGCCAACCTGAGTCTTTCACTGATGCCAGCCAGGTTGGTGAGAGCCATGAGTGCCTCAAAGTTCTGCAGCAGGGTGCATTCAAGACTCAGAAGACTGACAAGGGGGCGCACCATCTCATAGATCTGACAACAGAAAGCAAGACATGGTTAATTAGGATAAGttctttagtttatttttatttttttaactaaagTGGCTTTTTACAGCATGCAATTCTCACCCTTTCTCCTGGGAAGGCAATCTCCGGGTTAGATGTGATGGTTATTTTTGCCAGGGCTTGTGCTGCTTTGATTTTTCCTCCATCTGTGTTGTCAGATGCCAGTGGGATCAAAGCCTATGGAGAAAAAACAGTCAACATAAATCATGTAAACCCCCCTAAAGCAAGGTGTTTAGATCAGTGTGCAGGCTAAACTAAGTATATTTATCAGGGTCCTCTACCTTTCCTCCACCCTGTGCCACCACTGTGCCTCTGTCTTCCTGTCGTTCCACCAAAGCCAAGAAGACCCTGCCGTGAGAAATGGCATTAACAGAAAATCTACAGAGAGAACAGTGAGTGAAAAAGACTTGCTGCCATTTTCCTACCTGGCGATACAGTCCCGACACGCCTCCGTGAGGGCAGGACTCTCCTGTTTGACCATACACACCAACGCAGACACCACACCAGCCTCCAGCAGCTTCATCAGTCTTTTCTCCACATAGGAAGGTGCATCCTGACACATGGAAAGACAAACAGATATATGTAAATAAAtctcaagaaaaaaataagcattTCAAATTATTTCGAAGAACAGGAGAGCAGTAGAGTTGCTGTGCAATTTTAAAGTAATATGTGTGTGAGGTTTGTGTGCAGTAAATGTACTGTAGCTctacatggaaacagaacaATTTTAAAATGGTACCTTGGGGTGCTCCTCAGGCACATGCTGCTTTGCATACTTGGCCAACTCCACCATCTgagggtctggcttctccactTCATAGCTGTTGGTGCAGTTCACTAATGTGGAACCCACAGCAAAGAGCACCGTCTTATCCTCAGACTGCAGGAACACAAAGAATAAGTAGGCTGTCGAGGCGATCCTAGTCAACACTATagaaatgtttgtgtgtattcttACAGTGGTGGTTTCAAATActacacaaaaataaataacaaaaaaagatcaATAAGATGCTCTTCTGAGAGGAATCTGACTTCATAAATGCCCAGTATTTCCCGTGTGTCATTAAAACCTCCGATTACAATCATCGGTCAAACCTTTGCTAGCTCAAACATGGCCAGGAGAGCGTTCTTGTCTTCAACTAAGTCCTCCTTCACATCGGCATCAAAAGTGAGGTAGGCGAGGCCTTCCACAGACCACCGGCGGGAGGTCGGGGGCAGAGACTCATTACACAGCCAcctaaaaaagagaaaaaagaaacagcTTGCTTCTTATTTTAAATCCAAGGAACCACTcattatatgttgtttttaaaatcagGTTATGCATCAGTGTGGATGAGCCGTAAACACATTTCTCAGGCTCAAGTTTCAACACAGGCAAACATACTTCCTGCACTGCTTGGCGAGCTTTAGTGTGGATCCCTCTGCAAATTGCTTCATGCTGAAGTCCGTCCCTCCTGCTGATCCGAGCTTGCACAAACCCTGTGGAATAACCATAAGAGCACCATGGATCATTTATTTAGAGAGGTTATTTTCTTTAACTGAAATAGATACACTGTTTTTGCTTTGCTGCAACACTTACCACCAGGGCTCTCACACGTATCCTGTCATTCTCGCTCTTCTTGTAGAGGTCCTTCAGGAGTGCCACGCCGTTGGCTGTGATGAAGGAGGCTCTCTTTGCCTTGCCTGCTGCATGGATAAGAGTCTCAACCGCTACCTGCTGGTGAGTTACATCTTCGGAAGCACACAGAGAGATCACTGCATCCATCATTCCTGACATCTCCAGAGTTCTGTTACCCGCCTCGCTCGGCCCTTGGAGGAGCACCGACACTGTCTGGATGGCTCGCAGCTTGCCAGTTATGCCCTGTCGGCTAAAATGTTGTCTACCCAGAAAAAcatcggataaaaaaaaaaaaaaaagaaaggaaaatagCACTTTTGGGCTCAAGTCATTTCACTACTAAGCATTACATTAGTAAGCATTGGAAATTAGTAACACGTTTTGGTGGTCAACTCACTGTACATATTCTTCACATAGCTTGTTGAaggtctccctctctgtgtcacACCTTAGGTCATCGTAGAGTTTGCTAAGCAAGACAGAGCAGCTCATGTGGGAGTTGTCTGTTAGAGGTGGTCCTTCTGAGAGCTCAGGCACTGTCCCGGCCACCTCCAGGATTTTCTTCAGTCCTGCAGGAGAACAAGGAGTTCATTAATTTGGCTACAGcgatgccaaaaaaaaaaacttgtgacAGAATATCTTAAATGGGCCTGGGATATCTGAGGCCATAGGAAAATTTCATTTGACATTTGAAAACATAAAGTGAACActtccttcccccccccccccttcccatGGTAGTGAAACTGTACTGGAAATACTGAAATGGGTATGTTTGGCAGAAGATTTATGTCTGTTTTGTATCCATCATAGCATACAAATGTGACCAATTCTACATGGTGTGCAGGTTTGTTTCATACCCTGGTCTATCACCCATAACGTGAGTGAGTTATCTGGGTTTTTCAAGGACTTGCGAGGAACTTGTTTGACCAGGAGGTTGATGGTGCTGTCTCTGCCCGGCCCTGACACCTTAGATGCTGGCATCATTTCCAAGAGGTGGCGTAACATTGAGCGTAGCTCCTTGGAGGGTTCTGTGGTAAATTCACAGAGTCAGTTACCGTTAAAAGAACAGGACAGAAAGCTGATATACGCTGTTACGTGCAgtgtttgaaaaaataaataaaagatttgtTATGGTTAACTTTCATGTGTGGCCAACTCCAAATATAAACATGATCACAGGCCAAACTCACCAGGGAGTATAGCTTCATCTTTCCCTCTGATCTCTTTTTTCATGCCCTCCGTCAGAGCCTCAAACATCACCTGCAGCAGGTGGCAGGCAGCCAGAGACACAGTGGAGGCTCCTGATCCCATTACTGCACACAGCTGCTCCATTCCCAACTCATTCACTATAGCCATAGTCTGGGAATAAAACAGTGGATGTCAGCAGTTAAAAGCAGTAAAGCAATTCACAAGTGTTAATAGCACGGTAAATATAGTCTCTGACAAACTGATATATATTGCAACATCTACTGATAAAGTGTGCTACAGCAGACTTAACAATGAATGGAAACAGAAATgcaaaattaaaaaggaacaaaatacaaataaaagggTAAGAAAATAAGTTTGTAGCCTGTTAAAAAAAGAGGGAGTTTAAAGATGGTGTAATGAATAACTTTAGAGGGAATTGTCACACTTACTCTGGACTGATGCCCTGTGCATAACCCAACCAGGGTCCTCAGGGCGGATAGGACAACATCCTCCTGCTTTGACTGAAGAAGTTTCTGAATCAGCTTCACTCCATCGTTACGGAAGATCTGCTCAGCTCCTGCATCTTCTCGAGATAATACCACAAGATTCTGAGCAGCCTGAAATTGAATAATGGATCACATTATGTTGGTGCATTACAACTTTACAGACAGATCAAGATACAATGAATAAAAatcaaacacataaaaaaagagTGAATTACAGCAGTTTGTAATGTTCCTGCCTTATGAGCTGCCCTTACCTTTTGTCGATCCGAGTCTTTTGCGGATGCATCTAAGAGGAGGGAGAACATTTGCTGCACACGAGCATCTGTGGAGTTTAGTTGCACCGACTACATggttaggagaaaaaaaatcctaattaGCAACAGTTTCTTCAGGGTACTGTTAAAATACAAGACAAACCTCCCTGACCCTTTatccacttttttttaaaaaacaacacatcacCTTCTGCTGGATCTGTGCTCCAAGCTGTCTGAGCAGATCCTGGAAGGCTTTGTTTTTGGGCTCCAGCTGGGCACACCTCTGAGCATCCAGAAACGCCTGATCAAGCCGACAGAGTTTCTGGAAAGCCTGAGCTCTCCGGAACCTGGCTTTCACATCACCTGGGTCAGTATCGAGAGCTGAAAAGAGTGACCGACATGACATTCAATATAACTTAGTACATTCTGTACATCTTAATCCAGTTAGAGTGACATGTTCATGCAACAGTAcagtaaatcatttttatttttacctgaAATGTGAACTATACACACTTAGTGTAGGCTACTTAGCAGCTGTTAAGTAGTTTCTTCTACCAAAGATAAGACAGTTGGTGTGTGTTGAAAGTTaaaaaagacatcacacacaacatacacatgaacaggatgataaaataacaaatccacatgaataatatggacaataaaagaaaagatactgaataaaaaatccacatgaatgtactaaaggatgtataagcatgagacgcttgcagtgactgaccctgtgattcagtatgcATGGTatggtgctctatgagagtgtgtgtcatggtggtagtgcaaataagtccaatagtgcaaggataaagtctagagacctgcattaaatatggacaatataagagaataatgtagacatagtaatataaaaactataaagcagtgcaaggataaagtaaaatatatatatatatatatatatatatatatataaaaaaaatatatatatatatatatatagatatatatatatactatatatatatggacataTATAAAGGAATAAAGTAGACAGTAGGATAGACACACATCAACAGTGTATTCTGGTGACATGTCTCTTAATTTAAAACGTGCCTTTGTACTGATCTATGAACTCTACAGCATCCTTGGCTGTAATTTAGCTCACCTTTGGAGGCATCAGCCTCTGCCTTGCTGTACTCCTCCTGTTTCAGGTAGCAGGCAGAGCGGTTGCGGTACAGAACAGCACTCTCTGCTTTGCTGTCACTCAGCTTTAATGCTTTGGTGTAGCAGCAGACAGCGCCGTGTATGTCTCCTGCCTTGAATAGGGTGTTCCCCTCCTCCTTCAGGGCTATGGGGTCCTGGGTTAAAGAGAAAAAGATGACAGAAATGCTTCGAGTAAATGTTATCTGGATGAAATATAAGCAAAAAGCCTACGTAGCTAACTGCCGtacctttttttcttcactCACACTCATCTTCAAAATGTAATACACAATACAGCGTTACTAAATATGGAGAATatgtagttattttttttcgAACTGGTCccaaaacactacacactagTAACTTCAGAATAACATTTTCACATCTTTGCTACGCTTCCGGGTGTTCGTAGCACGTTGATGACGTTTAGGTAATAGCCCCGCCCCTCCCCTCACGCACTATTACCATAAAAGGAACGgagtctctctccatctctgcctcATTTGGTTACATTTTCGTTCTGTGGCTTTCTTCAGTCAGAGGCGATTGAGGCTAATTGCTTTAGTCCACATAGACACAGAGGGTTTTAACAAGCTCCTTATGATAAAAGACGACAGCCAGCAATTCAAGGTTTTGATGCATTCAGCTGTAGGAAGTAGTTTATTGTTGTTAGTGGTCTAAATGCTCATATTGATAGCCATGCATGATATTTTACGAGCATATTTTATGAATGTTTATGGTAATATTTTCTAATAAGCCATGCTTCGTGAAAGGGTTTACAATGTGTAACTAATTGCTTTATTaacaattaataaataatttagtAAAGCTTTACAGATCAGCAGCTGACTAAGCTAACACGTTTTTGCTTGCCAGATTGTGAAATATCGCTTTGGCTGGTTGGCCAAATCCATTCATAAACAACCTATTTAACATGTACTACTTTAGACTtgatggttttaaaacagttatGTCAGTGTATAGCTGCAGACATGATGGCTGATTAGAAAGTGAGAAATTTATGAACATCTGGATTATCAACATTTATATCTGCACTGTTAACAAACAGAGAGAATAAACACCGGTCAGGAGGATTTTTTTCACAACCTGGCAACAGTTGTTCTAATCAATGGTTTATAACAGATCTATgcaaaattataaattatttacTAACCATTAATAAAGCCCTATATCCCTCATGTAAGAGCATGACACCATGACACCGTCTGTTTAAATTGATAGTTTAATTAAGAAACCAAAAAGACTATATACACATAGGCTACAGAAGACTACATTACACTGGATACAATGTACAATCATACAGTACTATAAACATACATCACCAATACAACAAAATACAATCCACCATTCCACATAAGATTAATACAAACCAATGGGACTGATATGGCACATCTTACACATTGTTTAACTCTATACAATAAGTTAACTATTATCTAACTGTCTGATATAGTGAATGTAGAGTCGcacaaaatggaaaaacaaataaaatgcttttttcttTAGTCAGTGACCAATAAGAAaatcatttctgtcacttttttgagtaaaagaaaaaaaattgtggtAGAATTTCCAGCTTACGAACTCATGCTATGTAAATTGAGTGTATTTTGTCTGTTCTGAGATATTTGGGTGCCCACAGTATCTTTCTTGACTTTGAAGGTTCAGCTAAACTTAACGCCAGCATGACTTTAcatacaccttcaggaagacaggaaatTCAGAGAGTTGGGACGACAGGCCAtgataacacattgtggttaaactGTAGCCTACTGTCTGCTTAATTCTCTCCTCAATTAGGAATTCATTAAATGCTCTTGTGGAAGTCTCCCGAACCTTTTTTACGTgtgtgaaatgagttgtgctaCTCCTGAGTTTGTGTACAGTGCATTCACAACAGTGTCTCCCTTTAGGTCAAAACCACAAAGAAAATGTCCTGGTATGATATTTTCTTCACCTGAGGGACTCTCATTTACCAGGACAGCCAGGCACCATTGTTGTGTTTCctctgttgctatggagacaaAGTGGTTCCCTTTGGGCTTTGTGCTCAGATAGACCTGTTAAGACTCTCATATTACCATGGTAGCTTTGTGACTTTAGAAGAATATCCAGCAAGGGCAGTTGGTCTATATTTCCTAAGGGCTCAGCTTGTTGTGAGACATTATCCACAGGAGATCCACAAGGCGCAGCGACAGCACCAGGGACCCAAAGAGAAGAGTCCCAATCTGAAATCAAAATCCAAACCAGCTGTGTAAACATTTGTTTCTAATAACAACTTTGTTTTGTGAGAGATTATGCTTTCAGAACAGGATTCTGGTGAACTTTGTGGTACCAAACCCTTTTTTAAAGTCTGGAAATAGCACTCTTAATACAGCTCAATCACACACTGAATTTTGAATAGTTTTGTAGACCCCATGACAAGTTATCAGTCTCTTATAACTAaagcaaaaccaaaacaataccATATGTTCATCATGTCCCACACAATCtgcttattatttatttaggtGTCAGCTAAGCTCCTGTTTCCATAAACACATAGTTGTTGCAGTTGTGACTGCATGCAAAGGATCATTACATTTTCCACACTGGGCTTCTCAGGTGTCGTTTACCTGCCCAGTGGTGTTGACTTCTCTGCAGCAGTCAGGCTGGTCTTTGGTGATTATAGTGACAAAATAGGCACCACTGCTTGAGCCCCTCTGTCACAAGGCAAGTGTCTCAGGCAGGGAGGTAGCCACTTTAGGGGTTACATAGTCCCTCTCCAGTAACGTTGTAAAGCTGCATGCTGTACAACTTTACACTAATGTAAAAAGCCCCCTCTACTCCCAATTTATAAAGAGCTGTAGCATACCaaacactaaaaaaagaatggaaAAGAATTAAAGAATGCAAAGGAAGTCCATCATGGTTCAAACAAGTTATTATCCTATTCATCTTTGACTACTGGACATCTTCAGTATACCGTCCATAAGAGCACGCTGAGTGTGAGCCTATTATTTTCTGGATTCTTCAGTTTCATACACACTCCAAACATGAAAACATCAATACGAaacttctttatttaaaaatttaGAATAAGAGTAGTAAGCAGAGATTGTatttatgacacacacacacacacacacacacatatacacacacacacacacacacacacacacacacacacacacacacacacacacacacacacacacacacacacacacacacacacacacatttttgctTTTAGCCTAGtaacaagaaaaagaagagtAGTGTTTATAGgacacattttgtcatatctCATGTTATCTTATTTTTGCACTTCTGTATTTTGGACTCTGTCTCGTGTGTCAGAACAGTGATACAACCAAATGCAGTTGTGTCCTATTTTCACAGGTACAGCCCACACAGTAATAGGCTATGTGATTCTTCACGCTGATAGACTTATAATTCTGTACTGGAAACAACCACCCacatacaattttttttgtttttagcatGTCTTTCCAGACACAACTTACTAGTTATTTAGGTTGAGAGCTCACTGTAAacagttcttttgtagattcaTAGCCCTTGTATTACAGTAACATTAATATAGATATTATCACACTATTCTGTCTCTGAACTGCTGAGTGGTTGATTGTTCTAAACTTACTAAACtacaataataaattaattagCAATGACTATTATTTATATAACTGGGTGTTGTAAATAGGTTGAACACTGAGCTTTACAAATGTTGTGTCCATTCCTGGTATCTGTGGTCTAAACAACTTTTATATTTAGCCTAGGGTACTGTGTTTTTGTCATTATGCTGTCATCTAATACACActtcaacacatcacacaatcACCATGGGCGTTGTCAATATattcatataataataattaagtaATTTATAAACCTATGTTGTATTGCAGACCCTCATactcaaaataaaatgaaaggttGGTGCATTTATTTTACAATCTGCTGTAGCTATTGGCCAATCACCGAGTGATGTGCTGTTCCTCTCTTCCCAGAAGCCTTTGCAGCAGCTCAGTGGTGCTAGGTGCTAGGCTAACTGGTTCAGTTGGTGATCTGTCAGCCTGCAGCTAAAAGCACACACACTGCTGGGCTCTACGCTCTTCCGGATTACACTCCTTTGATGGGTAAcgtcagatttttttattttgttcacaaAGAGACAGGGTCCCAAGGTCGTAACGTATTGAGTGTTAGCCGAGGACGAGGTTGAGATGGACGGTCAATGGTTAGCCAGGAAATATCAGCCACGTATTGTCTTAATAGTATCAAGCCAATACTTGCAGCCCTCTGTAACGTTAACGATAAATGCCGTGCAGCACAGGCTTCTCACGGATGTCAAAGACAGCTGTGACTGCTGTTCACATAGATTTATCTTTAAATGACAGCCCTTATACTTGACGTTATTCGACTCTTAAAGCTAGCTCGTAAACCAGTCGAGCTGATGTGGTAACTTGATAAACGAACATCCAGTGGCTAAAGCGCTAGCTTGTTTAGCTGCATATTCGTGATATCTAACGTTAGTTAATGTTAAATGGGTTATTAAAGTTTGGCAGAGTACGTTAATGTGGCTAAAGGGTTAACAAGCTGCATGTATTACTAGCTGCAGTGTATCTTGAGTTTACACAGGATAATGTCCAAATTCAGTTATTTTAGTGCTCCTAAGTTTGAAGCACCGCAATATTGCTGGCTAGCTGCCCAGCGATAGCTGACTAAAAGTCGTCCAAGTGAACCCTTAACAGAGGTGTCAATAACCCAAAGAATACTGTTACGGGATATTTGGTAGTTTACACAGGGGAATATGAATATTGATAAATATTTCCCATGATGCTACTATGCCATCATTTGAGCAGCTTGAGATCTGgttcatttacattttgtcacatacaTGTAGAGCTGTAGTCTTCTGTCAGGCACCTCAGTTTACAAAGCCTTTCTTGTTAGATATATGTGGCACATATGATGTAAGAAATATTCGTCTTCCTTCTGACAGTGTGGCTATTTTTCAGTCAGGCTTAGCAAATGTAATTGCCAGGCTATTATCCCCACTCCCTGTGGTAAATCGTAGATAGTCCCAGCCTGAAAAGTGAGCGGATTATGATCGTGTTGGATTTGCACTCCGAGGTAAACAAGACCACCTATTAGTGCTGTGAGGAAACGCAGGCCACTGTGCTCTGCTTGATTTCCCCCTCCCCTGTTGACTTTACTTGTCGGATCAAAAAAATTATCTCTCACTCTCCCACACAGTTCCTTTCACTTGTGCTTTTTGTCAGTTCCTCTCTGGAAGGCAtgaatacatatatttttttgcatggTCCATTAATCTAAAATTTTCCTAACAGCTGAAGAAGACCCTTTGATGTTATTTCAACTTGGCGCTTGTGATCGAGGACCGACACACTGCCCATGCTGCCACAGTAGATATGCTGTCACTATGCTCCTGAGAGAATAATGACATTTGTCTCATTTTAATTCCTGGAGCTGCCTCGGGCAGAGTTGAggcttaattaaaaaaaaaagctgctgctCTAAGTCAAGTAGGTCTTTTTCTCAGCCTACTTCTTTGCACTGCCGCAGCCTAGAGGGCAAACTGTTATGGCACCAGAGGCCAACTGAGCAAAAGGGGACTCTGGTTGTACTGGAGGATCATACTGTGCTGTGGAAGTAGGGACTGGACCAGGAAACCAGGCCCACGGTTACACACAACACTAGGATCCCTGTTTGAGCCCCTTCTGTGtggcatttgtttttttcttttcctgcagTCTCATCGGTTTGGATGGTTGAGCACAAGGGCTACTTTGAAGGAACCCACCGGTGGCTGTGGTTTAGCCAAAGCTGACAGACTGCTTGCCAGCTATTGCTGATTTAGTACCCTTGTCCACTGCTGCCACTTGCTGTAGCCCCCTTGGTTGTGGTCTTCAGTATGGTGAGTGGAGGCTGGAGGCATCGCAGGAGTGGAACTGAACCATTAATACTGGTGTAGCtggttattttcctttttttttctgcactctgAAGGATTGCATTCCAGTGTTTAAGGACTTTTTTCTCTGTGCTGGAAAAAACCCAGTCAaggtcatttttttaattcaaaccCCGGAAAGACGACCGCTCCAGAGGAGGATGAAGTTGAGGAAACAGGTGACAGTGTGTGGAGGGGCCATATTCTGTGTGGCTGTATTCTCACTGTATCTGATGTTGGATCGAGTCCAACATGACCCTGCAAGGCGACAGAATGGCGGGAATTTTCCACGGGTGAGAATAATTGCTGTAATGGTGGTGCATCATATCATATGTGAAAACCACTTTCTGCAGTTATTTCTGTTACCCTTATTTTTGGATGATATTTTGTGATACACCAGAAGTTAgataaaagcagaaataaacataaatatattattcTACACTTCCATATCCTGTAAGACGAGGCTTAATATTTATTCtttgaaaaaatattcaaatgttgaTGTTGTGTACCTATTGTTGTGTAGATATCTTTAGAGCTGATTAATCTCATACTGCTATTTGTTACCTTGTTTGAATCAGAAGATTTTTCATTCCAGATCATCTAATTTCTAGTCTTAAAACTGAAGTTTGTTCACTGTGACAGGGAAGAAGAATGAGGGTTTGGTTAAAAGATGT
Proteins encoded in this window:
- the unc45a gene encoding protein unc-45 homolog A, encoding MSVSEEKKDPIALKEEGNTLFKAGDIHGAVCCYTKALKLSDSKAESAVLYRNRSACYLKQEEYSKAEADASKALDTDPGDVKARFRRAQAFQKLCRLDQAFLDAQRCAQLEPKNKAFQDLLRQLGAQIQQKSVQLNSTDARVQQMFSLLLDASAKDSDRQKAAQNLVVLSREDAGAEQIFRNDGVKLIQKLLQSKQEDVVLSALRTLVGLCTGHQSRTMAIVNELGMEQLCAVMGSGASTVSLAACHLLQVMFEALTEGMKKEIRGKDEAILPEPSKELRSMLRHLLEMMPASKVSGPGRDSTINLLVKQVPRKSLKNPDNSLTLWVIDQGLKKILEVAGTVPELSEGPPLTDNSHMSCSVLLSKLYDDLRCDTERETFNKLCEEYVQQHFSRQGITGKLRAIQTVSVLLQGPSEAGNRTLEMSGMMDAVISLCASEDVTHQQVAVETLIHAAGKAKRASFITANGVALLKDLYKKSENDRIRVRALVGLCKLGSAGGTDFSMKQFAEGSTLKLAKQCRKWLCNESLPPTSRRWSVEGLAYLTFDADVKEDLVEDKNALLAMFELAKSEDKTVLFAVGSTLVNCTNSYEVEKPDPQMVELAKYAKQHVPEEHPKDAPSYVEKRLMKLLEAGVVSALVCMVKQESPALTEACRDCIARVFLALVERQEDRGTVVAQGGGKALIPLASDNTDGGKIKAAQALAKITITSNPEIAFPGERIYEMVRPLVSLLSLECTLLQNFEALMALTNLAGISERLRQKIIKEKAVPKIEGYMFEEHDLVRASATECMCNLVLSPEVQTLYLATGNDRLKLLVLYSGEEDERLRKAAAGTLAMLTAEQPELCARIPGTTTHWLEIIQSLLLCEISDLRHRGVVIVQNMMQAEKSLAETLMESEALEILSVLAKGGEGTPEPVSKIAQNCLDKAVEYNIIMNREGREKGKGTEP